Proteins encoded within one genomic window of Candidatus Zixiibacteriota bacterium:
- the rplK gene encoding 50S ribosomal protein L11 yields MAKKVIGEIKLQIPAGQANPSPPVGPALGQRGVNIMEFCKAFNAATQSQQGMIIPVIVTVYADRSFTFVTKTPPASVLLKKAAGVEKGSAEPGKKTVGRVTRAQIRQIAELKMKDLTAKDLAAAERSVEGTARSLGLEIEG; encoded by the coding sequence ATGGCCAAGAAGGTAATCGGGGAAATCAAGCTGCAGATTCCGGCGGGCCAAGCCAACCCCAGCCCTCCCGTGGGGCCGGCGCTGGGCCAGCGCGGCGTCAACATCATGGAGTTTTGCAAGGCCTTCAACGCAGCGACGCAGTCGCAGCAGGGCATGATCATTCCGGTAATCGTCACGGTCTACGCCGATCGCTCTTTCACGTTCGTCACTAAGACGCCGCCCGCCTCGGTGCTCTTGAAGAAGGCCGCCGGTGTCGAGAAGGGCTCCGCCGAGCCGGGAAAGAAAACGGTCGGCAGGGTCACGCGAGCTCAAATCCGGCAGATCGCGGAACTCAAGATGAAGGACCTGACCGCAAAGGACCTTGCCGCGGCCGAGCGATCGGTCGAGGGGACCGCGCGGAGCCTGGGCCTGGAAATCGAGGGGTAG
- the rpoB gene encoding DNA-directed RNA polymerase subunit beta has product MAFQVANNLRFRRSFGRIKKIIDLPYLIEIQKNSYELFLQKDVPPAQRQNIGLQEVFKSVFPIKDFNETASLEFVSYSLGEPKYDVEECHQRGMTYAAPLKVTVQLVLWDVDPQTGSRSIKNVKEQEVYFGEIPLMTKNGTFMVNGTERVIVSQLHRSPGVFFEHDKGKTHASGKLLYSARIIPYRGSWVDLEFDPRDILYVRIDRRRKFHATVLLRALGMTTEDLLNYYYKTDTIVFDGRRPALVFNPNHLAGAKIAADIRDPKTNEIIAREGKKFTRPVLRQMEAAKIRQVPIEWEDILGRVAAHNIVDPQTKEVLVECNQSITQEKLDLIRERGIHQIEVLFIEESSVGPYLHNTLLQDRIHSPQEAILEIYRRLRPGDPPTVESATNFFHNLFFNPDRYDLSKVGRLKLNHRLKLNVPLEQGTLRKEDILEVVRYLMELKNGNGSVDDIDHLGNRRVRAVGELVENHFRVGLVRMERAIKEKMSLQDIETLMPQELINYKPVSAALKEFFGSSQLSQFMDQTNPLSEITHKRRLSALGPGGLTRERAGFEVRDVHPTHYGRVCPIETPEGPNIGLIASLTTYARVNEFGFIETPYREVENGRVTDRIRYLSALEEEDHVIAQANAPIDSRGAFTVDLVSARKGGEFVMARPEEVDFMDVSPNQLVSVAASLIPFLENDDANRALMGSNMQRQAVPLLRAEAPLVGTGMEKTVARDSGVTVVARRDGVVESVDSTRIVVKADRPSGPRDTGVDIYNLVKYQRSNQNTCINQRPIVVVGDQVKAGDVIADGPSTEMGELALGRNVLVALMPWGGYNFEDSILISERVVKEDIYTSIHIEEFECVSRDTKLGPEEITRDIPNVGDEALTDLDDSGIIRIGAEVKPGDILVGKITPKGETQLSPEEKLLRAIFGEKAGEVRDTSLRVPPGVEGTVINVRIFSRKGLAKDERSKAIEEEEIARLRKDQHDEIRILQEGALRRMKKLLVGRRLAVRISDDSRKVLLNKGKEITEEDLDQLSMAYWGDIRVDNDSVEAELSRIVESTAAQVKLIKDQFESKIEKLKGGDELPPGVIKMVKVFVAIKRKLQVGDKMAGRHGNKGVISRILPEEDMPYLEDGTPVDVVLNPLGVPSRMNVGQILEAHLGWAARSLGHQIDELLRRHNAEMDTLRRRLKEYLNNKEASELIDGAKEADILKLAEKYRDGIRLASPVFDGATEEEIFNLLRKAGLPATGQVTLYDGRTGEPFDGKVTVGVMYIMKLHHLVDDKIHARSTGPYSLVTQQPLGGKAQFGGQRLGEMEVWALEAYGAAYTLQEMLTVKSDDVVGRTRMYEAIVKGENLLEPGLPESFNVMVKELQSLGLDVELIEEK; this is encoded by the coding sequence ATGGCATTTCAAGTGGCCAACAACCTACGTTTTCGGCGTAGTTTCGGACGAATCAAGAAGATTATCGATCTCCCTTATCTGATCGAAATCCAGAAAAACTCCTACGAGCTGTTCTTGCAGAAAGACGTTCCCCCCGCCCAGCGCCAGAACATCGGCCTGCAGGAGGTCTTCAAATCGGTCTTCCCGATCAAGGACTTCAACGAGACCGCGAGCCTGGAGTTCGTCAGCTACAGTCTGGGCGAACCGAAGTACGACGTCGAGGAATGCCATCAGCGGGGCATGACCTACGCGGCGCCGTTGAAGGTGACGGTGCAGTTGGTGCTCTGGGACGTCGATCCTCAAACCGGGTCGCGCAGCATCAAGAACGTGAAGGAGCAGGAGGTTTACTTCGGCGAGATCCCGCTGATGACCAAGAACGGCACGTTCATGGTGAACGGAACCGAGCGGGTGATCGTCAGCCAGCTGCATCGCTCGCCCGGAGTGTTTTTCGAGCACGACAAGGGCAAGACGCACGCCAGCGGCAAGCTGCTCTATTCCGCGCGGATCATTCCGTACCGGGGCTCCTGGGTGGATCTCGAATTCGATCCCCGGGACATCCTCTACGTGCGGATCGACCGGCGCCGCAAGTTCCACGCCACCGTGCTGCTGCGCGCGCTGGGGATGACCACGGAGGACCTGCTCAACTATTACTACAAAACCGATACGATCGTGTTCGACGGACGCCGGCCGGCGCTGGTCTTCAATCCCAACCACCTGGCGGGTGCGAAGATCGCTGCCGACATCCGGGACCCCAAGACCAACGAAATCATCGCCAGGGAGGGTAAGAAGTTCACCCGGCCGGTTCTGCGACAGATGGAGGCGGCGAAGATCCGGCAAGTGCCGATCGAATGGGAAGACATTCTCGGACGGGTGGCCGCGCACAACATCGTCGACCCGCAAACCAAAGAGGTTCTGGTCGAGTGCAACCAGTCGATCACGCAGGAAAAGCTCGATCTGATCCGCGAGCGGGGCATTCACCAGATCGAGGTGCTGTTCATCGAGGAATCGAGCGTCGGGCCCTACCTTCACAACACGCTGCTGCAGGACCGCATCCACTCCCCGCAGGAGGCGATTCTCGAAATCTACCGCCGGCTGCGGCCGGGCGATCCGCCGACCGTGGAATCCGCGACAAACTTCTTCCATAACCTGTTTTTCAATCCCGATCGTTACGATCTCTCGAAGGTGGGGCGGCTGAAGCTCAATCACCGGCTGAAGCTCAACGTGCCCCTCGAGCAGGGGACGTTGCGCAAGGAAGACATTCTCGAGGTCGTCCGCTACCTGATGGAGCTCAAGAACGGGAACGGGAGCGTGGACGACATCGACCACCTCGGGAACCGCAGGGTTCGCGCGGTGGGTGAGCTGGTGGAAAACCATTTCCGGGTCGGTCTGGTGCGCATGGAGCGGGCGATCAAGGAAAAGATGAGCCTGCAGGACATCGAGACCCTGATGCCGCAGGAGCTGATCAACTACAAGCCCGTCTCCGCCGCGCTCAAGGAGTTCTTCGGCTCGAGCCAGCTGTCGCAGTTCATGGACCAGACCAATCCGCTCTCCGAGATCACCCACAAGCGGCGGCTCTCGGCGCTGGGTCCGGGCGGACTGACCCGCGAGCGCGCCGGCTTCGAGGTGCGCGACGTCCACCCAACCCACTACGGCCGCGTCTGCCCCATCGAGACGCCGGAAGGACCGAACATCGGCTTGATCGCGTCGCTCACGACCTACGCGCGCGTCAACGAGTTCGGGTTTATCGAGACGCCCTACCGCGAAGTCGAGAACGGCCGCGTGACCGATCGTATCCGCTACCTCTCGGCGCTCGAAGAGGAAGACCACGTGATCGCGCAGGCGAACGCGCCGATCGACAGCCGCGGGGCCTTCACCGTCGACCTCGTTTCGGCGCGCAAGGGGGGCGAGTTCGTGATGGCGCGCCCGGAAGAGGTCGACTTCATGGACGTGTCGCCGAACCAGCTCGTAAGCGTCGCCGCGTCCCTGATCCCGTTCCTGGAAAACGACGACGCCAACCGCGCCCTCATGGGATCGAACATGCAGCGACAGGCGGTCCCGCTGCTCAGGGCCGAAGCGCCGCTGGTCGGCACCGGCATGGAAAAGACCGTTGCGCGCGACTCCGGCGTGACCGTGGTCGCCAGGCGCGACGGCGTGGTCGAGAGCGTCGATTCCACGCGCATCGTGGTCAAGGCGGACCGTCCGTCCGGTCCGCGCGACACGGGCGTGGACATCTACAACCTGGTCAAGTACCAGCGGTCGAACCAGAACACCTGCATCAACCAGCGGCCGATCGTGGTGGTGGGGGATCAGGTGAAGGCGGGCGACGTCATCGCGGACGGCCCTTCCACGGAGATGGGCGAGCTGGCGCTCGGACGCAACGTGCTGGTGGCGCTCATGCCGTGGGGCGGCTACAACTTCGAGGATTCCATCCTCATCAGCGAGCGTGTCGTCAAGGAGGATATCTACACCTCGATCCACATCGAGGAGTTCGAATGCGTTTCGCGTGACACCAAGCTCGGGCCCGAAGAGATCACCCGCGACATCCCCAACGTCGGCGACGAGGCGCTCACCGACCTCGACGACAGCGGCATCATCCGGATCGGCGCGGAAGTGAAGCCCGGGGACATTCTGGTCGGAAAGATCACTCCCAAGGGCGAAACCCAGCTTTCGCCGGAGGAAAAACTGCTGCGCGCCATCTTCGGTGAGAAGGCGGGCGAGGTGCGCGACACCTCGCTGCGCGTCCCGCCGGGCGTGGAGGGCACGGTCATCAACGTGCGGATCTTCTCGCGCAAGGGCCTGGCCAAGGACGAGCGCAGCAAAGCGATCGAGGAGGAGGAGATCGCGCGACTGCGCAAGGACCAGCACGACGAGATTCGCATCCTGCAGGAGGGAGCGCTGCGGCGCATGAAGAAGCTGCTGGTCGGCCGGCGGCTGGCGGTGCGCATCAGCGACGACAGCCGCAAGGTTCTCCTCAACAAGGGCAAGGAGATCACCGAGGAGGATCTCGACCAGCTGTCGATGGCCTACTGGGGCGACATTCGCGTGGACAACGACTCGGTGGAGGCCGAGCTGAGCCGGATCGTCGAGAGCACCGCGGCTCAGGTCAAGCTCATCAAGGACCAGTTCGAGAGCAAGATCGAGAAGCTCAAGGGCGGCGACGAGCTGCCGCCGGGCGTGATCAAGATGGTCAAGGTCTTCGTCGCGATCAAGCGCAAGCTGCAGGTCGGCGACAAGATGGCCGGTCGCCACGGCAACAAGGGGGTGATCTCGCGCATCCTGCCGGAGGAGGACATGCCCTATCTGGAGGACGGCACGCCGGTCGACGTAGTGCTCAACCCGCTCGGGGTGCCCTCCCGGATGAACGTCGGGCAGATCCTGGAAGCCCACCTCGGCTGGGCCGCCCGGAGCCTGGGGCATCAGATCGACGAGCTGTTGCGCCGCCACAACGCCGAGATGGATACCCTGCGCCGGCGGCTCAAGGAGTACCTCAATAACAAAGAAGCCTCCGAGCTGATCGACGGCGCCAAGGAGGCCGACATCCTCAAGCTCGCGGAGAAATACCGGGACGGCATCCGACTGGCGTCGCCGGTGTTCGACGGAGCGACGGAAGAGGAGATCTTCAACCTGCTGCGCAAGGCCGGGCTGCCGGCGACGGGGCAGGTCACACTCTACGACGGCCGTACCGGCGAGCCGTTCGACGGCAAGGTCACGGTGGGCGTCATGTACATCATGAAGCTGCACCATCTCGTCGACGACAAGATCCACGCCCGCTCGACCGGGCCGTATTCGCTCGTAACGCAGCAGCCGCTCGGCGGCAAGGCGCAGTTCGGCGGTCAGCGGCTGGGAGAGATGGAGGTGTGGGCGCTCGAGGCGTACGGGGCCGCCTACACTCTGCAGGAGATGCTGACGGTCAAGTCGGACGACGTCGTGGGCCGGACCCGGATGTACGAGGCGATCGTCAAAGGCGAAAACCTGCTTGAGCCCGGCTTGCCCGAGTCGTTCAACGTCATGGTCAAGGAGCTCCAGAGCCTTGGCCTGGACGTCGAGCTGATCGAGGAGAAATAG
- the nusG gene encoding transcription termination/antitermination protein NusG codes for MAKQWYIVHTFSGYEQKAKAALEERIKALGKQDYFGEILVPVEKVVELVKGKKKTSSRKFFPGYILVQMELNDETWHVVKETPKVTGFVGGSTNPPPVSDEEVRAITQQMEEGAIKPKPRVLFSVGENVKVIDGPFADFNGVVEEVRPDKGKLRVLISIFGRATPVELEFVQVERN; via the coding sequence ATGGCGAAGCAATGGTACATCGTCCACACCTTCTCCGGCTACGAGCAGAAAGCGAAGGCGGCTCTCGAAGAACGGATCAAGGCTTTGGGCAAGCAGGATTATTTCGGCGAGATCCTGGTCCCGGTGGAAAAGGTGGTGGAGCTGGTCAAGGGAAAGAAAAAAACTTCTTCCCGGAAATTTTTCCCGGGGTACATCCTCGTACAGATGGAGCTGAACGACGAGACCTGGCACGTGGTCAAGGAGACGCCCAAGGTGACTGGCTTCGTCGGCGGGAGCACGAATCCGCCGCCGGTGAGCGACGAGGAGGTCCGGGCGATCACCCAGCAGATGGAGGAAGGAGCGATCAAGCCGAAGCCGAGAGTGCTCTTTTCGGTCGGAGAGAACGTGAAGGTGATCGACGGGCCGTTCGCGGACTTCAACGGGGTGGTCGAGGAAGTGCGGCCCGATAAGGGAAAGCTGCGGGTGTTGATCAGCATTTTCGGCCGGGCGACGCCGGTGGAGCTGGAATTCGTGCAGGTGGAGCGCAATTAG
- the rpmG gene encoding 50S ribosomal protein L33, with amino-acid sequence MRELIGFACDQCKRKNYTTTKNRKRTTEKLALKKFCPFCRAHTLHREVKV; translated from the coding sequence ATGCGCGAGCTGATTGGCTTCGCCTGCGATCAGTGCAAGCGGAAGAATTATACGACGACCAAGAACAGAAAACGAACCACGGAAAAGCTGGCTTTAAAGAAATTCTGTCCTTTTTGCCGGGCCCATACCCTGCACCGCGAGGTCAAGGTTTAG
- the rplA gene encoding 50S ribosomal protein L1: MSGSGKGYRAALAKVDRTRRYALEEALKLVKEIARAKFDETVEMAVRLGVDPRQADQNIRGTVNLPHGMGKPVRVLAFAKGEKEKEAREAGADFVGSDDLIKKISEGWLDFDKAVATPDMMGAVGRIGKILGPRGLMPNPRTGTVTMEIGKAVREIKAGKLEFRVDKAGNVHVPIGKASFSAEQLIDNAKAVLASILRAKPASAKGNYVRGVTVATTMGPGVKIDLSQVRTMAA, translated from the coding sequence ATGAGCGGGAGCGGAAAAGGTTATCGGGCGGCCCTGGCGAAGGTCGATCGCACCCGGCGCTATGCGCTGGAAGAAGCATTGAAGCTGGTCAAGGAGATCGCACGGGCCAAATTCGACGAAACGGTGGAGATGGCGGTGCGCCTCGGCGTGGATCCCCGGCAGGCGGACCAAAACATTCGAGGCACCGTCAACCTGCCCCACGGGATGGGAAAACCGGTGCGGGTTCTGGCCTTCGCCAAAGGGGAGAAGGAAAAAGAAGCCCGGGAGGCGGGCGCCGATTTCGTTGGCAGCGACGATCTCATCAAGAAGATCAGCGAGGGGTGGCTCGACTTCGACAAGGCGGTCGCCACGCCGGACATGATGGGAGCGGTGGGCCGGATCGGGAAGATCTTGGGCCCGCGAGGGCTGATGCCGAATCCCAGGACCGGCACGGTCACGATGGAGATCGGCAAGGCGGTCCGGGAAATCAAGGCGGGCAAGCTGGAATTCCGCGTCGACAAGGCGGGCAACGTCCACGTGCCGATCGGCAAAGCGTCGTTTTCCGCCGAGCAGTTGATCGACAACGCAAAGGCAGTTCTGGCTTCGATCCTGAGGGCGAAGCCGGCGTCGGCCAAGGGAAACTACGTGCGCGGGGTGACGGTGGCAACCACGATGGGTCCGGGCGTCAAGATCGACCTTTCGCAGGTCCGCACGATGGCGGCGTGA
- the secE gene encoding preprotein translocase subunit SecE, translating to MGDWIQRVQDGVRRTLEFFEESWQELKKVHWPSRKETYAATAVVIIVVVLVSIYLAIIDFGLTKAIQSLID from the coding sequence ATGGGGGATTGGATTCAAAGGGTCCAGGATGGCGTTCGGCGTACGCTCGAGTTTTTCGAAGAGTCCTGGCAGGAGCTCAAGAAGGTTCACTGGCCTTCGCGCAAGGAAACCTATGCGGCGACCGCCGTGGTCATCATTGTCGTGGTGCTGGTGTCGATCTATCTGGCGATCATCGACTTCGGCCTGACCAAGGCAATCCAGTCCCTGATCGATTGA
- the rplL gene encoding 50S ribosomal protein L7/L12, which translates to MAEVSREQVKDFIKNMTLMDAAALVKELEEELGVSAAAPVAVAAAAGPAAAPAEEKTEFNVILTDAGEKKIQVIKVVRELTGLGLKEAKDLVDGAPKPVKEGVSKAEAETIKKKLEEQGAKVEIK; encoded by the coding sequence ATGGCCGAGGTATCGAGAGAGCAAGTCAAGGACTTCATCAAGAACATGACGCTGATGGACGCGGCCGCGCTCGTGAAAGAGCTGGAGGAAGAGCTGGGGGTGAGCGCGGCGGCCCCGGTTGCGGTGGCCGCCGCGGCCGGACCGGCGGCGGCGCCGGCAGAGGAGAAGACCGAGTTTAACGTGATTCTGACCGACGCCGGGGAGAAGAAAATCCAGGTGATCAAGGTCGTCCGCGAGCTCACGGGGCTCGGCCTCAAGGAGGCCAAGGACCTGGTGGACGGGGCGCCGAAACCGGTCAAGGAAGGGGTTTCCAAGGCCGAGGCCGAAACCATCAAGAAAAAGCTGGAGGAGCAGGGAGCCAAGGTCGAGATCAAGTAG
- the rplJ gene encoding 50S ribosomal protein L10, which translates to MTEAQTERASHRAKAATVAAVHRKFKAAKMAIATEYRGLTVAQMTRLRREIREAAGEYQVIKNTLVRRALKQTDFVALEGLLQGPNGWVFAYEDPVALSKALVKFAEAHEKLTIKGAMFEGQVMDPAKVKLLAQMPSKPELQAKLLALIQAPATRLVRLLQEPGARVVRLLESVRKSRTES; encoded by the coding sequence ATGACGGAAGCGCAAACGGAGCGAGCCAGCCATCGCGCAAAGGCGGCAACGGTGGCGGCGGTGCATCGGAAGTTCAAGGCCGCGAAGATGGCGATCGCAACCGAGTACCGGGGGCTGACGGTGGCCCAGATGACGAGGTTGCGCCGCGAGATCCGCGAGGCTGCGGGCGAGTACCAGGTGATCAAGAACACGCTGGTGCGCCGGGCGCTCAAGCAAACCGATTTCGTCGCGCTGGAGGGTTTGCTTCAGGGGCCCAATGGTTGGGTGTTCGCCTATGAGGATCCCGTGGCGCTGTCCAAGGCTCTCGTCAAGTTCGCGGAGGCTCACGAGAAGCTCACGATCAAAGGGGCGATGTTCGAAGGCCAGGTGATGGACCCTGCCAAGGTGAAGCTCCTGGCTCAGATGCCGAGCAAGCCCGAGCTGCAGGCCAAGCTGCTGGCGCTTATCCAGGCGCCGGCGACGCGGCTCGTCCGGCTCCTTCAGGAGCCTGGAGCGCGGGTGGTGCGATTGCTGGAGAGCGTGCGCAAGAGCAGGACCGAATCCTAG